The Natrinema caseinilyticum genomic sequence ATGCGCCATCGTCCGACGTAGACCCGGATAGCGATCCGGCTTGCAGCCACCTGTCTCCCTGAAGCGTTCCACTTCCGTCGACCGATCGACGCCGTTTCCGATGCCGGTGTCGCCGCTTCGGCTACTCCTCCTCGAGCACCGTCGCCACCGCCTCGCGCGTGGGCAGGGCCGTCATCGCTCCCGATTCCGTGGTCGCCGTCGCTCCGACCGCGTTCGCAAACGCGACGCTCGCACCGAGCTCGCGGCCGCTTCGCAGCGCGTCGATCGCACCGGCGACGAAGGCGTCGCCCGCGCCCGTCGTATCGATCACGTCGATCTCGAACCCGGAATGGTCGACCGCCGCCGCGGGCCAGGGCGCGTCCGCGCTCGAAACGGCGACGGCGCCATCGCTTCCCCTGGTCACGAAGACGGTGTGGAGCGGCCAGCGGTCGATCGCCGCTCGAGCGATCGCGGTCGGCGTCGCACCCGCGACCCCGAGTGCTTCGAGCTCCTCGACGGTCGCGAGACAGACGTCGACGTTCTCGAGCGCGTCGGCCGCTACCCCGGCGAACGCGCCCTCGTCCGGCCACAGTTCGGGCCGCAGATTCGGATCGAACGAGACGGTACACCCCGCACTCGCGGCGCGCGCGAGCAAATCCAGCGTCGCCGCGCGCGACGATCCGCTCGAAAGCGTGACACCGCCGGCGTGGACCCAGTTGCAGTCGGCGAGCGTGTCGTCGTCGATCCGTCCGGATTCGAGGCGCGTGTCGGCGGTTCCGTCACGGTAGAAGCTAAACGCCCGGTCGCCGGTCTCGTCGTGGGTGACGAACGCGAGCGTGGTTTTCGCGCCTTCGTCCCGTTCGATCCATCGGTCCGTGAGACCGTACTCGACGAGCCGGCGCTCGAGATAGCGACCGAACGGGTCGTCGCCGACGCGCGTCCAGAACAGCGGCGGCCGCTCGAGCCGTGCGAGCGCGACGGCGACGTTGGCCGGCGCACCGCCCGGACGGCGTTCGAAGCTGGCGATATCGTCGAGCGGGCCTGGTCGGTCGGGAATAAAATCGATGAGGGTCTCTCCGGCAACGAGTACGTCGCGATCCATATGGGTTCTTTCCGTTCGTGTGTGAGTTAGTCTTCCCTCCCGTTCCGGCCCGATCGGCCCCGTTCCGCCGCTCCGTGAGCGGCCCCGGGAACGGGAGACGGGCACCGAGTCCGTGTCCGGTCGGCGTCGATCAGAGGATGATGCTCTTCTCGCGCATCATGGCGTGGATCGACGCGTCGAGGCCCTCGCGACCGATCCCCGAATCCTTGTTCCCGCCGAAGGGAACGTCGCCGAGTCCGTGGCTCGGCGCGCCGTTGATCCGGACGGCGCCGGCGTCGATGCGCTCTGCCATCCGCATCGCGCGCTCGTGATCGTTCGTAAAGACCGCGGCGTCGAGTGCGAGGTCGGAGCCGTTCGCGATCTCGAGGGCCTCGGATTCGTCTTCGAACGTGGTGATCGCCGCGATGGGGCCGAACTGTTCCTCGTCGACGATGCGAGCATCGTGCGGGACGTTCGCGAGCAGCGTCGGTTCGAAGAACTGCGCGCCGAGTTCCTCGGGAACGTCCTCCGGGGCGCGGCGTTCGCCGCCGCGGACGAGGTCCGCGCCCGTCGCGACGGCGTCCTCGACCAGTTCTTCGACCCAGTCGGCCTGATCCTCGCTGATGAGCGGTCCGAGCGTCGTCTCTTCGTCGAAGAGGTCGCCCGCCTGCCAGGCGTCCATCTGGCCGTCGATCAGGTCGACCAGTTCGTCGTGGACCGATTCGTGAGCGAGCACGCGCGAGACGGCCGAACATCGCTGTCCGGCGTACTTGAACGAACCAGCGGTGCAGTTGCCGGCGACCGCGGACAGATCGGCGTCGTCGAAGACGACCGCCGGCGCGTTCCCGCCCAGTTCCATGTGCAGGTTGACCATGCCGCTCTCGCGGGCGACGTGCTTTCCGGCGCCAGAGGAACCGGTCATGGCGATGGCGTTGACGCGGTCGTCGCCGGCCAGTACGTCGCCGATCTCGCTCGCTTCGCCGGGCACGAAGTTGAAAGCGCCCTCCGGAATCCCGTCGACAGCGGCGATGACGTCCGCGAGGATCGCCGCGGAAATCGGCGTCTTGGTCGCGGGTTTCAGCAGGACGCTGTTGCCGGCAGCGAGTGCGGGCGCGACCTGCAGGGCGGTCGTCGCCAGCGGGTAGTTGTACGGCGTTATACAGAGGACGGCGCCGACGGGTTCGTGTTTGACGATCGCCTGCCAGCCCTCGTGACCCCCGGTCGACCCTTCGCGGTACTCGCCCTTGCTGACGATGTTGCGGGCCTCCTCGGCCGCCCGATCGAACCGCTCGGCCGCCTGGCCCACCTCGCCACGAGCCGACGAGATCGGTTTCCCCGCCTCGCGAACGATTACCTCCGCGAGTTCT encodes the following:
- a CDS encoding carbohydrate kinase family protein, with the translated sequence MDRDVLVAGETLIDFIPDRPGPLDDIASFERRPGGAPANVAVALARLERPPLFWTRVGDDPFGRYLERRLVEYGLTDRWIERDEGAKTTLAFVTHDETGDRAFSFYRDGTADTRLESGRIDDDTLADCNWVHAGGVTLSSGSSRAATLDLLARAASAGCTVSFDPNLRPELWPDEGAFAGVAADALENVDVCLATVEELEALGVAGATPTAIARAAIDRWPLHTVFVTRGSDGAVAVSSADAPWPAAAVDHSGFEIDVIDTTGAGDAFVAGAIDALRSGRELGASVAFANAVGATATTESGAMTALPTREAVATVLEEE
- a CDS encoding aldehyde dehydrogenase family protein, encoding MATRIAQRRERMYVDGEWLEAENVIPVSDLAEGGTFAQVAAAGPADARTALEAAHESKPTMRETTVVERAAWCEEIAEALREREEELAEVIVREAGKPISSARGEVGQAAERFDRAAEEARNIVSKGEYREGSTGGHEGWQAIVKHEPVGAVLCITPYNYPLATTALQVAPALAAGNSVLLKPATKTPISAAILADVIAAVDGIPEGAFNFVPGEASEIGDVLAGDDRVNAIAMTGSSGAGKHVARESGMVNLHMELGGNAPAVVFDDADLSAVAGNCTAGSFKYAGQRCSAVSRVLAHESVHDELVDLIDGQMDAWQAGDLFDEETTLGPLISEDQADWVEELVEDAVATGADLVRGGERRAPEDVPEELGAQFFEPTLLANVPHDARIVDEEQFGPIAAITTFEDESEALEIANGSDLALDAAVFTNDHERAMRMAERIDAGAVRINGAPSHGLGDVPFGGNKDSGIGREGLDASIHAMMREKSIIL